One window from the genome of Populus alba chromosome 15, ASM523922v2, whole genome shotgun sequence encodes:
- the LOC118043979 gene encoding uncharacterized protein, whose amino-acid sequence MGYVLRVRLASFFAGAATASFAGLYLLYKDFKVAHDAISQQVESVHESLDRRISALEKLKQNEASQPLQAAE is encoded by the exons ATGGGTTACGTATTGAGAGTGAGATTGGCTTCATTCTTTGCAGGAGCAGCAACAGCATCATTTGCAGGACTCTATCTCCTTTACAAAGATTTCAAGGTTGCCCACGATGCCATCTCCCAACAG GTGGAAAGCGTTCACGAGTCACTGGATAGACGGATCTCTGCTTtggaaaaattgaaacaaaatgaaGCTTCACAACCCCTGCAGGCAGCAGAGTAG
- the LOC118043980 gene encoding growth-regulating factor 7, with protein sequence MRINYGFDVSDKAAEERNMTSDVDFGVKLHQPIDHHQSFPFSRTAMMVHHANHHRPFDNGPTSSHDGNRSSINYSREHIFSVGACGAAVGVRTLQPFDTSESTITTASAFKSPGGKMAASLGFPFTNAQWNELERQAMIYKYMVSSTHVPPHLLVPTPLMGNGLDVRFTNRADLEAGRCRRTDGKKWRCSRDVAPDKKYCERHMHRGRPRSRKHVELNTSNNSNKKSRHDPAICAESPVTVAISNPTINNNSSGSASHDHFVGTMPQPFIQTPVFVNKSSEKIATFDANGAFGSTYKEPRSFDWMLKGGTGPIVTNDQQWPHLVHAEIGLATEGSFNNASVLKQHYREESLNLNSYGNLSAREDQHSSQYTLFLDGAPRSFIDAWSHDANSGNTSSVSSDGKLPLSPLSLSMGGNRSIDDEMGQIQRGLGLIKPDQNQECGGDTGSTPGGPLAEVLQLRTVNINTGTNQSSSMIENGDSICPPATRVSSPSEVLQKTFASLSDSSGNSSPTLASSRTKPEIAMLWLNQA encoded by the exons atgagAATAAATTATGGGTTTGATGTCTCAGACAAAGCAGCTGAGGAAAGAAACATGACTAGTGATGTTGATTTTGGTGTGAAGCTACACCAACCTATTGATCATCATCAATCATTCCCCTTTAGTAGGACTGCTATGATGGTTCATCATGCTAATCACCACCGTCCATTTGATAATGGTCCCACATCATCACATGATGGAAACAGGTCCTCAATCAACTATAGTCGTGAACATATATTCAGCGTTGGTGCTTGTGGTGCTGCAGTTGGGGTTAGGACTTTGCAGCCTTTTGACACTTCTGAATCAACTATCACTACAGCTTCTGCCTTCAAATCTCCAG GAGGCAAAATGGCAGCATCCTTGGGGTTTCCTTTTACAAATGCACAATGGAACGAGCTTGAAAGACAAGCCATGATATACAAGTACATGGTGTCTTCAACTCATGTGCCTCCTCATCTTCTAGTTCCAACCCCATTAA TGGGAAATGGACTGGATGTGAGGTTCACAAATAGGGCAGATCTAGAGGCAGGGAGGTGCAGGAGAACAGATGGGAAGAAATGGAGGTGCTCAAGAGATGTGGCACCTGATAAAAAATACTGTGAGCGTCATATGCATAGAGGCAGACCCCGTTCAAGAAAGCATGTGGAACTCAATACcagcaacaacagcaacaagaaGAGCCGCCATGATCCTGCTATCTGTGCAGAATCTCCTGTTACTGTGGCAATTTCTAACCCCACtatcaacaacaacagcagtGGCTCTGCTTCTCATGATCATTTTGTTGGGACTATGCCTCAGCCATTTATTCAGACCCCAGTTTTTGTAAACAAATCCAGTGAAAAGATTGCAACTTTTGATGCTAACGGAGCCTTTGGTTCTACATACAAGGAACCCAG GAGCTTTGACTGGATGTTGAAAGGGGGAACTGGTCCTATTGTCACAAATGATCAACAATGGCCACATCTAGTGCACGCAGAAATTGGACTTGCTACTGAAGGTTCCTTTAACAATGCTTCTGTTCTCAAGCAGCACTACCGAGAAGAGTCTCTGAATCTGAACTCATATGGAAATCTTAGTGCTAGAGAAGATCAACACAGCAGCCAATATACTCTATTTCTTGATGGGGCTCCAAGGAGTTTTATTGATGCATGGTCCCATGATGCAAATTCTGGAAACACAAGTTCTGTGTCCTCAGATGGGAAGCTCCCTCTTTCGCCACTCAGTCTATCAATGGGAGGCAATAGGTCTATTGATGATGAAATGGGTCAGATCCAAAGGGGCTTAGGCCTAATCAAACCAGATCAAAACCAAGAATGTGGCGGCGACACCGGCAGCACACCAGGCGGGCCCTTAGCGGAGGTGTTACAATTGAGGACAGTCAACATCAATACAGGAACTAATCAATCTTCTTCTATGATTGAAAATGGAGATTCTATTTGTCCTCCAGCCACTAGAGTCTCTTCACCATCTGAGGTTTTGCAGAAAACATTTGCCTCACTTTCTGATAGCAGTGGTAATAGCAGTCCAACACTTGCCAGTTCAAGGACCAAACCTGAAATTGCCATGCTTTGGTTAAATCAAGCCTAA